Within Caldalkalibacillus thermarum, the genomic segment TCACTTGAATAACTTGCTAAAGAGCCCTTTAGCTTTCTCCCCACCGTGTCCTTGATCCACATAAACCATTTCAAGCACCAATCCCTCAATGGAGACCAACCCACGCTCTACATTCAAGCTTTTCATATGCAGGTTTTGCCCGCGAATGGCCAAAAAGCCAGCTTCTGTTTCCAATAAAAATTCTTCGCTGTCAAAGCTTTCTACATTAATCACGCCCGTTAAATCCAGTTGTTTGCGGTTGACCA encodes:
- the yabP gene encoding sporulation protein YabP, yielding MLDGSHYGKSESKHHEVKMVNRKQLDLTGVINVESFDSEEFLLETEAGFLAIRGQNLHMKSLNVERGLVSIEGLVLEMVYVDQGHGGEKAKGLFSKLFK